Proteins encoded by one window of Aspergillus puulaauensis MK2 DNA, chromosome 4, nearly complete sequence:
- a CDS encoding cytochrome P450 (COG:Q;~EggNog:ENOG410PN22;~InterPro:IPR001128,IPR002403,IPR036396;~PFAM:PF00067;~TransMembrane:1 (o16-35i);~go_function: GO:0004497 - monooxygenase activity [Evidence IEA];~go_function: GO:0005506 - iron ion binding [Evidence IEA];~go_function: GO:0016705 - oxidoreductase activity, acting on paired donors, with incorporation or reduction of molecular oxygen [Evidence IEA];~go_function: GO:0020037 - heme binding [Evidence IEA];~go_process: GO:0055114 - oxidation-reduction process [Evidence IEA]), with protein sequence MNTIQTAYAGLQLKSLPLAVVLISTCILILTRILSGLQNYARKTKDTKQVRRPKAVPHWIPWLGHSVSFARNHIDFLEKARNRLNEAVFSIVIGGAKHNVVMSPSMIKSVLTFRGVTTAPLVKHIARKILGDRGSFEKLNPSDSHVFVHNIPNQFMHEPSLSQTSTSATRFIEREVPNLVTFCSAPIDQMLWERPGDVRIVEGMNQPVCEVDFFTLIRHFVGTTTTTSLFGQSILETFPNLLQDIWSIDDQFATLSMGPPRYLTPKISAAYIARDRLLDILSVFHQALLFWDEGKDLGTEFRDLRDLDDVSKPVKERVRMAKDLGLSAEDTAPAHLALLWAMNGNSPNIVLYHLLHLYSNPTLLEEIRNEIAPYVRVSRPSREETGFPILEAPKLSIDMDKLYDSCELLKATFYETLRLDSAGLSFRQLTADLTLTETKEEAASAGESTPRSYSLKRGELVIVPHGVVHNDPTYFSNPDQFDPLRFIQTHPNTGQKRAKFETMNPFGGGMPACKGRAFAEKKILALSAAIMSLWEVKPADERDFKIPEHKISSAAFLPKNDIRVRISSRFHS encoded by the exons ATGAACACGATACAAACAGCCTATGCCGGGTTACAGTTGAAATCGCTCCCCTTGGCCGTGGTTCTCATTTCAACATGCATCCTCATACTCACACGCATTCTTAGCGGTCTTCAGAATTATGCTAGAAAGACGAAAGACACAAAACAGGTGCGCCGGCCTAAAGCAGTGCCGCATTGGATACCATGGTTAGGCCATAGTGTCTCGTTTGCCCGGAATCACATAGACTTCCTAGAAAAGGCTAG GAACCGATTGAATGAGGCTGTATTTTCCATAGTGATTGGTGGCGCAAAGCACAATGTTGTCATGTCACCATCCATGATCAAGTCTGTCTTGACATTTAGGGGTGTAACAACAGCTCCTCTAGTCAAGCATATTGCGCGGAAGATTCTCGGCGATCGTGGCTCCTTCGAGAAATTGAACCCTTCTGACAGCCATGTTTTTGTTCACAACATTCCAAATCAGTTCATGCATGAGCCGTCTCTGTCTCAAACCTCGACATCGGCTACCCGTTTTATCGAACGGGAGGTTCCGAATCTAGTGACTTTCTGTTCAGCCCCCATTGACCAGATGCTTTGGGAGCGGCCAGGCGACGTCCGTATTGTCGAGGGAATGAATCAACCTGTTTGCGAGGTAGATTTCTTTACACTCATTAGACACTTTGTTGGGACAACGACGACTACTTCACTATTTGGTCAATCTATCTTAGAAACTTTCCCGAATTTGCTTCAAGATATCTGGAGTATTGATGACCAATTTGCGACTTTATCAATGGGGCCTCCTCGCTATCTGACGCCCAAGATTTCTGCAGCTTATATTGCCCGTGACCGACTATTAGACATACTTTCTGTATTCCATCAAGCATTGCTATTTTGGGATGAGGGGAAAGATCTTGGGACAGAGTTCCGCGATCTTCGCGACCTCGACGACGTTTCGAAGCCGGTCAAGGAACGGGTCCGCATGGCGAAGGACTTGGGACTATCGGCAGAGGATACCGCTCCCGCACATTTAGCCTTGCTTTGGGCTATGAACGGCAACTCGCCCAATATTGTGCTTTATCACCTTCTTCACTTATACTCCAATCCGACTCTGCTGGAGGAAATCCGAAATGAGATTGCCCCGTATGTTCGGGTGTCGAGACCTAGCAGAGAGGAAACTGGGTTCCCGATCCTGGAGGCACCCAAACTTTCGATTGACATGGACAAGCTATATGATTCGTGTGAACTTTTGAAAGCGACCTTCTACGAGACTCTACGCTTGGATTCAGCAGGACTTTCATTCCGGCAATTGACTGCAGACCTGACACTCACTGAAACCAAGGAGGAAGCCGCGAGCGCAGGTGAATCAACTCCACGGTCTTATTCTCTTAAGCGCGGAGAGCTAGTCATCGTACCCCATGGGGTTGTCCACAACGATCCCACATACTTTTCTAACCCCGACCAATTCGACCCTCTGAGGTTCATCCAGACCCACCCCAACACCGGCCAGAAACGCGCAAAATTCGAAACCATGAATCCGTTTGGGGGTGGAATGCCCGCATGCAAAGGGCGCGCTTttgcagagaagaagatttTGGCTTTGTCGGCAGCAATTATGTCCTTGTGGGAGGTCAAGCCAGCTGATGAGAGGGATTTCAAGATCCCAGAGCACAAGATTTCGAGTGCTGCTTTCCTGCCAAAAAATGATATTCGGGTGCGAATATCATCGCGCTTTCATTCATGA
- the yme2 gene encoding putative RNA12 protein (BUSCO:EOG092613R2;~COG:A;~EggNog:ENOG410PFI4;~InterPro:IPR000504,IPR039627,IPR018850,IPR035979, IPR012677;~PFAM:PF10443;~TransMembrane:1 (n4-11c16/17o300-320i);~go_component: GO:0031305 - integral component of mitochondrial inner membrane [Evidence IEA];~go_function: GO:0003676 - nucleic acid binding [Evidence IEA];~go_process: GO:0000002 - mitochondrial genome maintenance [Evidence IEA]), translating into MMRALFAGRVSYGCRPLPCCKGSTAYRVPKTSSIITRHASTISSADVSSLESGHIELGENEGLVFVNNIFPRKLQWLLLLGPLNGTQSYEKALKRINRPHLAASDPLRIVHQVFPPGLDINIKDVIPRFREGGAFVKYARKPGATDTEIEATIKHHLEKHPIRPWFYPFRQATVSQVQGRPWIEDLYRIPSPRIRVEFYPAAPDGTATELTTEVLYTVFRRYGKLRDIERQPPDSKETPKYALVEFSRASNAVTAKNCIHGFTIPPEGGGSNSGTRVKIKYERKIRLSMIKDWLLSHPRIVIPAAAALIAAITVTVFDPIRTFFIKMKIKATLHTEGNKFVQWIRYQVSKANIYFGQSKSDARGLTAIWEDRQSDISQLNSWLTESAETFIVIHGPRGSGKRELVLDRTLKDHRYKLVIDCKQIQDAKGDTAKIARAASQVGYRPIFSWMNSISSFIDLAAQGMIGTKAGFSETLDAQLSNIWQNTAVAMKNITLENRKKTDTDAQLSDEEYLEAHPELRPVVVIDNYLHNNPEGNVVYDKITEWAAGLTSGNIAHVIFLTTDVSFSKPLSKALPNSVFRTISLGDCSLEVGRRFVLNHLEYEAKNKNQPAQKEEDLSELDSCIAVLGGRVTDLEFMAHRIESGETPRGAVTRIVEQSASEILKMFILTPESDSQQWSHEQAWHLIKTLAHSKDGSVSYNHVLESDLFKSNSQALRELEQAELISIVSVNGSPKRVRAGRPVYQAVFKRLTEDKTLSSRLNLEILSQLISNENKSIGKYEEELLLLGKLPKQPRELTGRIQWLLDKVYNSQNKIAKYEAESAALQKVSQNEH; encoded by the coding sequence CTTCCCCCGAAAGCTCCAATGGCTGCTGCTATTGGGACCACTCAACGGTACCCAGTCGTACGAAAAGGCTTTAAAGCGCATTAATCGTCCACATCTCGCGGCGTCAGATCCATTGCGTATTGTCCATCAGGTATTTCCACCGGGCTTGGATATCAATATTAAAGATGTCATCCCGCGGTTTCGCGAAGGTGGCGCCTTCGTAAAATATGCCCGGAAGCCAGGGGCCACAGACACTGAGATCGAGGCTACAATCAAGCACCATTTGGAAAAACATCCTATTCGACCTTGGTTCTACCCGTTCCGTCAGGCGACAGTTTCTCAAGTTCAGGGAAGGCCGTGGATTGAAGATCTTTATCGCATTCCTAGTCCACGTATCCGAGTCGAGTTTTACCCAGCCGCACCGGACGGGACAGCTACAGAATTGACTACAGAAGTCCTCTATACGGTTTTCCGCAGATATGGAAAGCTTCGGGATATTGAGCGACAGCCGCCAGATTCGAAAGAAACCCCGAAATATGCATTAGTCGAGTTCTCCCGTGCTAGTAATGCTGTTACAGCCAAAAACTGCATCCACGGATTCACCATACCTCCGGAGGGAGGCGGGAGCAATTCTGGTACACGCGTTAAGATCAAATATGAACGGAAGATCAGACTGTCTATGATCAAGGATTGGCTTCTGAGTCATCCCCGCATAGTAATTCCTGCAGCGGCCGCTCTCATTGCAGCCATCACAGTGACCGTCTTCGACCCAATACGCACATTCTTCATCAAGATGAAGATAAAGGCCACCCTTCATACGGAGGGAAACAAGTTTGTCCAGTGGATCCGGTATCAAGTCAGCAAGGCAAATATTTACTTCGGTCAGAGCAAATCCGATGCTCGCGGCCTGACGGCAATTTGGGAGGATCGCCAAAGCGATATTTCTCAACTTAACTCGTGGCTGACGGAGAGTGCCGAAACATTCATCGTGATACATGGCCCACGCGGTTCAGGAAAGCGCGAGCTGGTGCTAGATCGAACCCTTAAGGACCACAGATACAAACTCGTCATCGACTGTAAACAGATTCAAGATGCTAAAGGTGATACGGCCAAAATTGCTCGTGCAGCTAGTCAAGTGGGATACCGACCGATATTTTCATGGATGAATAGCATCAGCAGCTTCATCGACCTGGCAGCTCAGGGAATGATTGGCACCAAGGCGGGCTTTTCTGAGACTCTTGACGCGCAACTCAGCAATATTTGGCAAAACACTGCTGTGGCCATGAAGAACATCACACTGGAGAACAGAAAAAAGACGGATACGGATGCGCAGCTTTCAGATGAAGAGTATCTGGAGGCCCATCCCGAGCTACGCCCAGTAGTAGTCATCGATAACTACCTCCACAATAACCCAGAAGGCAATGTGGTCTATGACAAGATCACAGAGTGGGCTGCAGGTCTAACAAGCGGGAACATTGCACATGTTATCTTTTTGACAACTGATGTGTCTTTCTCCAAACCGTTAAGTAAGGCACTACCCAATTCGGTGTTTCGAACGATCTCCTTGGGCGACTGCTCTCTTGAAGTTGGCCGAAGGTTCGTACTCAACCATCTCGAATACGAAGCAAAGAATAAGAACCAGCCTGCCCAAAAGGAAGAGGACCTGTCAGAGCTGGATAGTTGCATTGCTGTATTGGGGGGACGCGTGACGGATCTCGAGTTCATGGCACATCGCATTGAGTCCGGGGAAACCCCTCGAGGCGCCGTTACTCGAATTGTTGAACAGTCGGCCTCTGAGATCTTAAAAATGTTCATCTTGACTCCTGAGTCTGACTCGCAGCAGTGGAGTCATGAACAAGCCTGGCATCTGATCAAAACGCTTGCACATTCCAAGGATGGCAGTGTATCCTACAACCATGTTCTTGAGTCTGATTTGTTCAAGTCTAATAGTCAAGCTCTTCGAGAACTCGAGCAAGCAGAGCTTATTTCCATCGTCAGTGTGAATGGCTCTCCAAAGAGGGTGAGGGCTGGAAGACCGGTTTACCAGGCGGTATTCAAGCGATTGACCGAGGACAAAACCTTGAGCAGTCGTTTAAATCTCGAGATATTATCGCAGCTAATCAGCAACGAAAACAAGAGCATTGGGAAGTACGAGGAGgaactcctcctccttggaaAGCTGCCGAAACAACCACGAGAGCTTACAGGAAGAATCCAGTGGCTCCTGGACAAGGTGTACAACTCACAGAACAAGATTGCGAAGTATGAAGCGGAAAGCGCAGCACTTCAGAAGGTTTCGCAAAACGAGCATTAG